The segment GTAACTGTTTATGAAGATTATGAATATACCACTCCAGTTCAATGTTATGAGAAGTATTTGAACAGGAGTGACTGCCTTACAGAatcgaaaaaagattttactaCGGATACTATCACGGATTTCTTTGAGAAAGGTCGATTGGATCATTGCAAAGGTGAAACAATTTcgagtatttatatatttggtaCTGCGTGTGAATTTCGTATTAAGTAATTTTCGTATTAACGCTAAGAAATATCAACAGTGAATCGCTATCTCGCATCTGATACTGCTTCAGTGGACAACGAGAGAGTGATAGACTTTTACGATAGCGCGCAATTTGATGGATTATCACGCATCGAAATGGGACCACTTCATTTGActcaatattatacaaatcgtgaagattttctttattataggTATATAAACCCCGTTATTTCTGcagctattatatatttgcatttttattgtatctatttttgtgaaaagtAAATGTCAAGACACACtacgtatacatttttttctgtattgtAAACTCTCacacataaaaatgtaataatgtaaatatgtaatgttttatattattttaacaggCATGCTCAATTTTCGATAGACGAAGACAATCCGGCGGATAGTATACATTTTCGACGTATTTCagtaatgatttataaattgattttataaaatcttaaatttattacgcgATAAGATAGTGAAAAATAATCGACTCTTCTCTTCTCATCTTgcagaaaattattgaaaaatatcacaGGAACAAAGAAATTCCAGCTTGCGAGGACGTGGCCATCCGCGAATTCGCGATGATCGAGAACGAAATTcgtattaaatttcattatgatAACGATCGGAGTTCCAGAGCTACTCGTACGTTCATAAAACCATCGATGGCGGATAGGGGAGATCGTTTGGCGTTTGATCCCTCAATGACCTACGGAtacaatgtaaattttctttttgtaacaaaaattgttggtaaaaagaaatgacgatataatttatgcatCTTGCAGCCGGATCCGACTGCGCCGCCGGAAAAAAGTCTCAAGCTCTTTTATAATCTCGATAAGCATTTGAAGGATGAAGATCATTCCACACTCTGTATCAGAGATGCCGAAATCGAAATTATGGAATTTCTAAAGAGAAGGATCGATGAGAATTCAAATCCGCAGCTCGCAATTTCGTTGTTCGACAGAAATCGAATAGTCGAGACAATAGCTGAATCGAGAGTGGTATTAATCaactgtttaattttttttattaatttatgagaaCTTTACGACGCTGCTTTCCTTCAGGATGGAGTAAAAGGTCCAAGTCAGCGTGATGATGTCGCGCAAGAGATCGATCCGTTGGGACCGTATCTTGCTCGAATAGGCAACCCGGTGCATATCAGCAAGGCAGAAGCATATTTGTTGCGCGACGACTGTCTAAGTGACTTTAAGCAATTGTCGATCGACAAAGCGAATTCTATTTTACGTATCATCGAAAAGCGCGCTTCGGAATTGCAAAAGATGCAATCCTTATTGACGCAGGTGCGAATCTTTCAGAGTGCATGAAATTTTCATTGATATCGTGTACAATTAtcctgtatttatattatacattatgtgCAGACTGCTGATTTACCGAAAGCTGAGGAGGATCAGATTCTAGCCAAGATAAACGAGATAAGCTTCAATTTGCACGTGCTAGAAACATATCTGAATCGACATAGAGATCAAATACCCCAGAGATACAGGATATTGACAGATCGTTTGCGACAAAGTCCCCATCTTCGAGTActtcaga is part of the Anoplolepis gracilipes chromosome 2, ASM4749672v1, whole genome shotgun sequence genome and harbors:
- the LOC140662780 gene encoding dynein regulatory complex subunit 7, with the protein product MTRRTCPYLPEQEHTPPPADDMPKIINNKYQLKAPPDFRSKFLLELEDREKKRIDAELQQQEEERQRMIVEFERPPPDKYSGHRIHAWVVILPEDKGSRNQEITEPIFIEPSSGMSYNPADEETNLLYLGVESIWNDQNYWVNMQPRGKGCAEINWDLSKVELWEHLLPGEPRVARKDTDEVEEDIGVEEDKHLDMPASYVNEIQIHSLDFERRYPQGSKTIFYKKAKVELYAPYFQMDGLIQRVTVYEDYEYTTPVQCYEKYLNRSDCLTESKKDFTTDTITDFFEKGRLDHCKVNRYLASDTASVDNERVIDFYDSAQFDGLSRIEMGPLHLTQYYTNREDFLYYRHAQFSIDEDNPADSIHFRRISKIIEKYHRNKEIPACEDVAIREFAMIENEIRIKFHYDNDRSSRATRTFIKPSMADRGDRLAFDPSMTYGYNPDPTAPPEKSLKLFYNLDKHLKDEDHSTLCIRDAEIEIMEFLKRRIDENSNPQLAISLFDRNRIVETIAESRVDGVKGPSQRDDVAQEIDPLGPYLARIGNPVHISKAEAYLLRDDCLSDFKQLSIDKANSILRIIEKRASELQKMQSLLTQTADLPKAEEDQILAKINEISFNLHVLETYLNRHRDQIPQRYRILTDRLRQSPHLRVLQKN